From Deltaproteobacteria bacterium, the proteins below share one genomic window:
- a CDS encoding helix-turn-helix transcriptional regulator, giving the protein MEASHFPALPSAPHAGHFLRGWRRRAGLTQEGLAQALSVTFSTVSRWENDHVRPSKLAWKAIQRLARERGVALDDTAA; this is encoded by the coding sequence ATGGAGGCGTCGCACTTCCCGGCCTTGCCGAGCGCGCCGCACGCCGGCCACTTCCTCCGGGGTTGGCGCCGCCGCGCCGGGCTCACCCAGGAAGGGCTGGCGCAGGCCCTGAGCGTGACCTTCTCGACCGTGAGCCGGTGGGAGAACGACCACGTGCGTCCGAGCAAGCTCGCCTGGAAGGCTATCCAGCGGCTTGCGAGGGAGCGTGGTGTGGCGCTCGACGACACCGCCGCGTGA